The proteins below are encoded in one region of Tautonia marina:
- a CDS encoding winged helix-turn-helix domain-containing protein: protein YTKRSSAIYRGVLNLIGYAAQGLRDWRSAQRIDPSRPLDDHHIFPKAYVAAGSDLDVERVEALQMVDCVVNRTLIPKNLNLRVGKRPPHAYLGELKKSNSELEDSLIDHLVPPELSSDPGWDRKFGEFLDFRSRSIFALVERFVLEPAGEMEQRHLLTHGSREAAGTLQGQRLDQGLRTPEEAFVLPILEVLIGLGGRAPMHRVLDGVGQQMRDRFQEVDQQSLMSTPGQPRWRNTAQWARNTMVKKGLLSRSSPRGIWEVTETGRRHFEDQSGHTRR, encoded by the coding sequence TTATACCAAGCGATCCAGTGCGATCTACCGAGGGGTGCTCAACTTGATCGGCTACGCAGCCCAGGGACTCAGAGACTGGCGCAGCGCTCAGCGAATCGACCCGTCACGGCCACTGGACGACCACCACATCTTCCCGAAGGCTTATGTCGCTGCGGGGTCAGACTTGGACGTTGAGCGGGTCGAGGCCTTGCAAATGGTCGATTGCGTTGTCAACCGTACGCTGATCCCAAAGAACCTCAACCTCCGCGTAGGGAAGCGCCCGCCGCATGCATACCTTGGGGAACTGAAGAAGTCCAACTCCGAGCTGGAGGACTCGCTGATCGACCACTTGGTCCCGCCCGAACTGAGTTCGGACCCTGGCTGGGATCGGAAGTTTGGGGAATTTCTGGACTTCCGATCAAGGTCGATTTTCGCACTGGTCGAGCGGTTCGTTCTCGAACCTGCCGGTGAGATGGAGCAACGCCATCTCCTTACACACGGCTCTCGGGAAGCAGCGGGGACTCTGCAAGGTCAGCGACTTGACCAGGGGCTTCGTACACCCGAGGAGGCCTTCGTTCTCCCCATCCTGGAGGTCCTCATCGGGTTAGGGGGCCGGGCGCCGATGCACCGGGTGCTGGACGGTGTCGGCCAACAAATGAGGGATCGTTTCCAGGAGGTCGATCAGCAGAGTCTGATGTCAACGCCCGGACAACCTCGCTGGCGCAATACCGCACAGTGGGCCCGGAATACGATGGTGAAGAAGGGCCTGCTGAGCCGGTCGAGCCCCCGAGGAATCTGGGAGGTCACTGAGACAGGCCGGCGTCACTTCGAGGATCAGAGCGGTCACACTCGACGTTGA
- the gyrA gene encoding DNA gyrase subunit A produces the protein MSTASPTEGHLPTPPLNIEDELKESYLNYAMSVIVSRALPDVRDGLKPSQRRILVAMRDLGLSPGGGTSKCAGIVGETMKRYHPHGDNSIYPTLARMAQWWNMRHLLVTGQGNFGSIHGLPPAAMRYTEAKLSPVAAEMLEDIQLDTVDFQPNYDEKFSEPRVLPSKFPNLLVNGSGGIAVGMATSIPPHNLGEVCDALVAMIDDPEIDLAGLMEHLPGPDFPTGGTICGRWGIMEAYRTGRGRITLRAKYEIEELRDGRSQIIFTEIPYQLTKEMLLKKLADLVNNARITGVSGVDDHSDRKQPVRVVVTVKRGEDPNVVLNQLFRYSPLQDTFSVIMLALVDGRPRTLPLKEMLRLFLEHRVVVIRRRTQYQLRQARQRAHVVEGLLIALHYIDEVIRVIRSSANPSEARARLMGLEVSDQILRRALDNPDAQATGPLTRNQADAILAMRLQQLTGLEADKLADEYRKLREDINRYEAILADERLIYDLIRADLRELKQKYANARRSELSSEELGDFDKEALIREEYMVVTITNAGYIKRLPPSTYRAQGRGGRGISATSTREGDFLEHMFVALTHDYILFFTDQGKVYWLKVYDVPEVSRTAAGRAVVNLLQLDEGERITGFLPVREFAEDEYLMMCTRRGTVKKTPLTAYKRPLGRGIIALGLDDGDELIAVGRVKAGDHVLISTKEGMAIRFDESDARSMGRTAHGVRGIKLEGDDEVVSMIVANGQDDPASLLTVCNNGYGKRTALTEYRSQNRGGKGLIDIKTTERNGPVVAIAKVTDEDEVMMTTVGGNIIRTRVADISMIGRNTQGVRLIRIEEGDSVGSLAKLPEEELNGSNGDEILDEAVGEAIAEGPLDGDADADDARPTPRPDHLLNDGVGPAEASDHIDDLDADGEPDRE, from the coding sequence GTGAGCACCGCATCGCCGACCGAAGGGCACCTGCCGACCCCGCCGCTGAACATCGAGGACGAGCTCAAGGAGAGCTACCTCAACTACGCGATGTCGGTCATCGTCAGCCGGGCCTTGCCCGACGTCCGCGACGGCCTGAAGCCCTCGCAGCGCCGGATCCTGGTGGCGATGCGCGACCTCGGCCTCTCCCCCGGGGGCGGCACGAGCAAGTGCGCGGGCATCGTCGGCGAGACGATGAAGCGCTACCACCCGCACGGCGACAACTCGATCTACCCCACCCTGGCCCGCATGGCCCAGTGGTGGAACATGAGGCACCTGCTTGTCACCGGTCAGGGGAACTTCGGCTCGATCCACGGCCTGCCCCCGGCCGCCATGCGGTACACCGAGGCGAAGCTCAGCCCCGTCGCCGCCGAGATGCTCGAAGACATCCAGCTCGACACGGTCGACTTCCAGCCGAACTACGACGAGAAGTTCTCCGAGCCTCGCGTCCTCCCCTCGAAGTTCCCGAACCTCCTGGTCAACGGATCGGGCGGCATCGCCGTCGGCATGGCCACGAGCATCCCGCCCCACAACCTGGGCGAGGTCTGCGATGCCCTCGTGGCGATGATCGACGACCCCGAGATCGACCTCGCCGGCTTGATGGAGCACCTCCCTGGCCCCGACTTCCCGACCGGCGGCACCATCTGCGGCCGCTGGGGGATCATGGAGGCGTATCGGACCGGCCGAGGCCGCATCACCCTCCGGGCCAAGTACGAGATCGAGGAACTCCGCGACGGCCGCAGCCAGATCATTTTCACCGAGATCCCGTACCAGCTCACCAAGGAAATGCTCCTGAAGAAGCTGGCCGATCTGGTCAACAACGCCCGGATCACCGGCGTCTCCGGCGTCGACGACCACAGCGACCGCAAGCAGCCGGTCCGGGTGGTGGTGACGGTCAAGCGCGGGGAAGACCCGAACGTCGTCCTCAACCAGTTGTTCCGGTATTCGCCGCTTCAGGACACCTTCAGCGTCATCATGCTGGCGCTGGTCGATGGCCGGCCTCGGACCTTGCCCCTGAAGGAGATGCTCCGGCTGTTCCTCGAACACCGGGTCGTCGTCATCCGCCGCCGGACCCAGTATCAGCTCCGCCAGGCTCGGCAGCGGGCGCACGTGGTCGAAGGCTTGCTCATCGCCCTTCATTATATTGACGAGGTGATCCGGGTCATCCGCTCGTCGGCCAACCCGAGCGAGGCCCGCGCCCGCCTGATGGGCCTGGAAGTCTCCGACCAGATTCTCCGCCGCGCCCTCGACAACCCCGACGCCCAGGCCACCGGCCCCCTGACCCGCAACCAGGCCGACGCGATCCTCGCCATGAGGCTCCAGCAGCTCACCGGCCTGGAGGCCGACAAGCTGGCCGACGAGTACCGGAAGCTCCGCGAGGACATCAACCGCTACGAGGCCATTCTCGCCGACGAACGCCTGATCTACGACCTCATCCGCGCCGACCTCCGCGAGCTCAAGCAGAAGTACGCCAACGCTCGCCGCTCGGAACTCTCCAGCGAGGAACTCGGGGACTTCGACAAGGAAGCCCTGATCCGCGAAGAGTACATGGTCGTCACCATCACCAACGCCGGCTACATCAAGCGCCTGCCCCCCAGCACCTACCGGGCGCAAGGCCGAGGCGGCCGGGGGATCTCGGCCACGAGCACCCGCGAAGGCGACTTCCTCGAGCATATGTTCGTTGCCTTGACCCATGACTACATCCTCTTCTTCACCGACCAGGGGAAGGTCTACTGGTTGAAGGTCTACGACGTGCCCGAGGTCAGCCGGACCGCCGCCGGCCGCGCCGTGGTCAACCTCCTGCAGCTCGACGAGGGGGAACGCATCACCGGCTTCCTCCCCGTCCGAGAGTTCGCCGAAGACGAATATCTGATGATGTGCACCCGTCGCGGCACGGTGAAGAAGACCCCCCTGACCGCCTACAAGCGGCCGCTCGGGCGCGGGATCATCGCCCTGGGCCTCGACGACGGCGACGAGCTGATCGCCGTCGGCCGGGTGAAGGCGGGCGATCATGTCTTGATCTCCACGAAGGAGGGCATGGCGATTCGCTTCGACGAGTCCGACGCCCGGAGCATGGGCCGCACCGCTCACGGCGTCCGCGGCATCAAGCTCGAAGGGGACGACGAGGTCGTCAGCATGATCGTCGCCAACGGCCAGGACGACCCGGCCAGCCTGTTGACCGTCTGCAACAACGGCTACGGCAAGCGGACCGCGTTGACCGAGTACCGCTCTCAGAACCGTGGCGGCAAGGGGCTCATTGATATCAAGACCACCGAGCGCAACGGCCCGGTCGTCGCCATTGCCAAGGTCACCGACGAGGACGAGGTCATGATGACCACCGTCGGCGGCAACATCATCCGGACTCGCGTGGCCGACATCAGCATGATCGGCCGAAATACCCAGGGGGTCCGCCTGATCCGGATCGAGGAAGGAGACTCGGTCGGCTCGCTCGCCAAGCTGCCCGAGGAGGAACTGAACGGCTCGAACGGTGACGAGATCCTCGATGAGGCCGTGGGCGAGGCGATCGCCGAGGGCCCCCTTGATGGCGACGCCGACGCCGACGACGCCCGACCCACCCCTCGACCAGACCACCTCCTCAACGATGGGGTCGGCCCGGCCGAGGCGAGCGATCACATCGACGACCTTGACGCCGACGGCGAGCCCGACCGTGAGTAA
- a CDS encoding GDP-mannose 4,6-dehydratase codes for MRALISGITGFVGGHLAEHLLDQGDAVVGLSASGRWPDSTAHLAEAVRLETFDLLADSVGSLARMLTRKRPEAIYHLAAQANPHASFDDPRATWDLNLGGTLTLLEAIRQAELDEKPRVVLVGSGVSYGNPSPEDLPVTERCPLRPNNPYAASKAAADLLGIQHWLAHGTPVVIARPFNHAGPRQEDRYVLSSFARQVAEVERGDRPRIEVGNLQVVRDFTDVRDIVRAYRLLAESGRPGEVYNIGTGRNESLAHLLDILRGLADRPVEVVVDPARVRPVDQPLLLADASKLHADTGWEPRWTSEQTLADMLNFWRSHLPAPA; via the coding sequence ATGCGAGCGCTGATTTCCGGCATCACCGGCTTTGTCGGCGGCCATCTGGCCGAGCACTTGCTGGACCAAGGGGACGCGGTCGTCGGCCTGTCGGCCTCGGGACGATGGCCGGACTCGACCGCCCATCTGGCCGAGGCCGTCCGGCTCGAAACGTTCGACCTGCTGGCCGACTCGGTCGGCTCGCTCGCCCGGATGCTGACCCGGAAGCGTCCGGAGGCGATCTACCACCTGGCCGCGCAGGCCAATCCGCACGCCAGCTTCGACGACCCGAGGGCGACCTGGGACCTGAACCTCGGCGGCACCCTCACCTTGCTCGAAGCGATCCGGCAGGCCGAACTGGACGAGAAGCCCCGGGTCGTGCTGGTCGGGTCTGGCGTCTCCTACGGCAACCCGAGCCCCGAGGATCTGCCCGTCACCGAACGCTGCCCCTTGCGGCCGAACAACCCTTACGCGGCGAGCAAGGCGGCGGCCGACCTGCTCGGCATCCAGCACTGGCTGGCGCACGGCACGCCGGTGGTGATCGCTCGGCCGTTCAACCATGCCGGGCCGAGGCAGGAAGACCGCTACGTCCTGAGCAGCTTCGCCCGCCAGGTGGCCGAGGTCGAGCGCGGCGATCGCCCTCGGATCGAGGTCGGCAACCTTCAGGTCGTCCGTGACTTCACCGACGTCCGCGACATCGTCCGCGCCTATCGCCTGCTGGCCGAATCGGGCCGACCGGGCGAGGTGTACAACATCGGCACCGGCCGCAACGAGTCGCTCGCCCACTTGCTCGACATCCTTCGAGGGCTGGCCGATCGGCCGGTTGAGGTGGTGGTCGATCCCGCTCGCGTTCGGCCGGTTGATCAGCCCTTGCTCCTGGCAGACGCCTCGAAGCTCCACGCCGATACCGGCTGGGAACCGCGCTGGACCAGTGAGCAGACGCTGGCCGATATGCTCAACTTCTGGCGATCCCACCTTCCGGCCCCGGCCTGA
- a CDS encoding YcjX family protein, whose protein sequence is MILNPFRRQPLRSRRSVGLVGLFYSGKTVLLTSLIAHLRNHDPDRFPLGSGPDAPEMTLLGELPPALCVERFDVDDHYNRLIDSDWPAKTDRLNEYRAELVVGKGSWWTTDLSLVDLPGERLADMVIASHPTFDAWSDAVLGVLRNEAEFARIARPYLETAERPGATEPDILAAYRTVLATLHTRFMPFISPSSFVLDPEGVSLDAKLGPDRPATEADWIALKADRGMCGLARSEEFAPLPPAVRERSPALASTFAGRYARYREAVVLPFANALSRCDDLVVLVDVTVLLEGGHGMVNAYRAFLEQVLAAVDPGFTPAQQVVDWGLWTLSLFQAKYAHVRRIVFVATKADRVVRDDRDRLLDLLTQLTRPIIRPHQARKHLTVEHLIVAAVHSTWTQPGDPADTLRYNSPKGEVQATVSRLPDQWPDHFEPGRFRFPRPEPSLPRARVRVPPQINLDRLTRFLLDLK, encoded by the coding sequence ATGATCCTCAACCCATTCCGACGACAACCGCTTCGATCCCGCCGATCGGTCGGCCTGGTCGGCCTCTTTTACAGTGGCAAGACGGTCCTATTGACCTCTTTGATAGCGCACCTGCGCAATCATGATCCTGACCGTTTTCCCCTTGGGTCCGGACCCGATGCGCCCGAGATGACCCTGCTGGGCGAACTCCCCCCTGCCCTTTGCGTCGAGCGGTTCGACGTCGACGACCACTACAACCGCCTGATCGACTCCGACTGGCCCGCCAAGACCGACCGCCTGAACGAGTACCGGGCCGAGCTGGTCGTTGGGAAAGGGAGCTGGTGGACGACTGACCTGTCGCTCGTCGATCTGCCGGGCGAACGCCTGGCGGACATGGTGATCGCCTCGCACCCCACCTTCGACGCCTGGAGCGATGCCGTACTGGGTGTCTTGCGCAACGAGGCCGAGTTTGCCCGCATCGCCCGGCCATACCTTGAAACGGCCGAGCGGCCCGGCGCGACCGAGCCCGACATCCTGGCCGCCTACCGAACCGTGCTGGCCACCTTGCACACGCGGTTCATGCCGTTCATCTCGCCGTCAAGCTTCGTGCTCGACCCCGAAGGCGTCTCGCTCGACGCGAAGCTCGGCCCCGACCGCCCGGCGACCGAGGCCGATTGGATTGCCTTGAAGGCCGATCGCGGCATGTGCGGGCTGGCTCGGTCGGAGGAATTCGCCCCGCTGCCCCCGGCGGTTCGGGAGCGATCCCCCGCCCTGGCATCGACCTTTGCCGGGCGGTACGCCCGCTATCGCGAGGCAGTTGTCTTGCCGTTCGCCAACGCCTTGAGTCGGTGCGATGATCTGGTGGTGCTGGTTGATGTGACGGTCCTGCTCGAAGGCGGGCACGGGATGGTCAACGCCTATCGGGCGTTCCTGGAACAGGTGCTGGCCGCCGTCGATCCAGGGTTCACCCCCGCGCAGCAGGTCGTGGACTGGGGGCTGTGGACCCTGTCTCTGTTTCAAGCGAAGTATGCTCATGTGCGTCGAATTGTGTTCGTTGCCACCAAGGCCGATCGGGTGGTCCGGGACGACCGCGACCGGCTGCTCGACCTCCTGACGCAACTGACCCGGCCGATCATCCGGCCGCACCAGGCGAGAAAGCATCTGACGGTGGAGCACCTGATCGTTGCGGCCGTCCACTCCACCTGGACCCAGCCGGGCGACCCGGCCGATACGCTCCGCTACAACTCGCCGAAGGGGGAGGTGCAGGCCACCGTCTCGCGGCTCCCGGACCAGTGGCCCGACCACTTCGAGCCGGGCCGCTTCCGGTTCCCTCGGCCTGAGCCTTCGTTGCCTCGTGCTCGGGTGCGGGTGCCTCCTCAGATCAATCTCGATCGGTTGACGCGGTTTTTGCTTGATCTGAAATAA
- a CDS encoding YcjF family protein: MSHPSGYGPSSGIPGGEEQERGPGPAPETRSEPTSTPTPELEPARERRSRPVDSGIPVPVLDESRVGPPRMFLEDLPPIDDDEPILEERDRPWVDRGTGALIVVLVTAVLLLVVASQAASFLAALAVWPPVVQAIGYGVAAVLVGMFAIAAVGLIWKYFTLPISPGVRVDRADSLSHRRSVQAQARRNRAIAKRQLLTFLEGYPTDPRHTRVLVSIAGPEAAQRLLIQRTRLLSHDAATDDDWVREFEARFLEPLDEMARTLVKRQAVAVGVKTAIVPSGFLDGLIVVANAYQLIGSLCRLYHLRADNWSTIKITAHVFGNTFVAARLEEFTDQAADASFDQMHDLIHSQVARGVLSRLSSGVTQGTVNGLLLRRFGRYAIRALRPIRG; encoded by the coding sequence ATGAGTCATCCCTCGGGCTACGGCCCATCCTCCGGGATTCCCGGCGGCGAGGAGCAGGAGCGCGGACCCGGCCCTGCGCCCGAGACGCGGTCGGAGCCGACCTCCACACCGACCCCCGAGCTGGAACCCGCCAGGGAGCGGCGTTCGCGCCCGGTTGACTCGGGCATTCCGGTTCCCGTGCTCGATGAGTCGAGGGTCGGCCCGCCCCGGATGTTCCTCGAAGATCTGCCGCCAATCGACGACGATGAGCCGATCCTTGAGGAACGCGATCGCCCCTGGGTGGATCGCGGGACCGGGGCCTTGATCGTCGTGCTGGTGACGGCGGTGCTCCTGCTGGTCGTGGCCTCGCAGGCGGCGAGCTTCCTGGCGGCGCTGGCGGTCTGGCCGCCGGTGGTGCAGGCGATTGGCTACGGGGTGGCGGCGGTTTTGGTGGGAATGTTTGCCATCGCGGCAGTCGGCCTGATCTGGAAGTACTTCACGCTGCCGATCTCGCCGGGGGTGCGGGTCGATCGGGCCGATTCGCTGAGTCATCGCCGGTCGGTCCAGGCTCAGGCCCGCCGCAATCGGGCAATCGCCAAGCGTCAGTTGCTCACATTTCTGGAAGGCTATCCGACCGACCCTCGCCACACGCGCGTTCTGGTGTCGATTGCCGGACCCGAAGCGGCCCAACGATTGCTCATTCAGCGGACCCGCCTGCTCTCGCACGACGCGGCGACCGATGACGACTGGGTCCGCGAGTTCGAGGCCCGCTTCCTCGAACCGCTGGACGAGATGGCCCGAACGCTCGTGAAACGCCAGGCCGTGGCCGTCGGGGTGAAGACGGCGATTGTGCCGAGCGGATTCCTGGATGGGTTGATCGTGGTCGCCAACGCTTATCAACTAATCGGCAGTCTTTGCCGGCTCTACCACCTGCGGGCCGACAACTGGTCGACCATCAAGATCACCGCACACGTCTTCGGCAACACGTTTGTCGCCGCCCGCCTGGAGGAATTCACCGACCAGGCCGCCGACGCCTCGTTCGATCAGATGCACGACCTGATCCACAGCCAGGTTGCCCGAGGCGTGCTCTCTCGTCTCTCGTCCGGCGTGACCCAGGGGACGGTCAACGGCTTGCTCCTGCGCCGGTTTGGCCGCTACGCGATCCGGGCCTTGCGGCCGATCCGGGGGTGA
- a CDS encoding PIN domain-containing protein, with the protein MSGTDDPAPVMVDTNVVVYAYDPSDLAKHNQAIELLAALSEQGRLMMSAQVFNEFSNVLMSRRREQPLAPPEVPTILRRLLMIGKVVPLTASMTLRAPDAIPRHGFSFWDALVWAAAKEHGATVLSTEDFQHGRQIEGVRIVHPFEVFPA; encoded by the coding sequence ATGAGCGGAACCGATGACCCTGCACCGGTGATGGTTGATACCAATGTGGTTGTTTACGCGTATGATCCAAGTGACCTCGCGAAGCACAACCAGGCCATTGAACTTCTCGCGGCACTTTCGGAGCAAGGACGACTGATGATGAGTGCCCAGGTGTTCAACGAGTTCAGTAATGTCTTGATGAGCCGACGCCGGGAGCAGCCGCTGGCCCCGCCTGAAGTTCCAACGATCCTGAGGCGGTTGCTGATGATTGGAAAGGTCGTGCCCTTGACCGCCTCGATGACGCTCCGTGCCCCCGACGCCATCCCCCGGCATGGCTTCTCGTTCTGGGATGCCCTGGTCTGGGCTGCCGCCAAGGAGCACGGCGCAACGGTTCTCTCCACCGAGGACTTCCAGCATGGCCGGCAGATCGAAGGGGTTCGCATCGTCCACCCGTTCGAGGTGTTCCCGGCCTGA
- a CDS encoding choice-of-anchor Q domain-containing protein, with the protein MTAIGWKRGGAVVGRPGKAARRKTALVGAIESLEPRVVMATFMVTSAADTGPGTLRDAIEQANRVPREAHIINIAPEVPGPIVLNSALPSLIGEVELAGPEGSQVAIVRSSVPETPEFRLLTVGETATVTVKHLAFSGGQAQFGGGILNDGELNLLFSDVSGNVAGAKGGGIYNTGVLSIGSSSIRDNVAAGERTIGLGPAGIGRGGAIFNANSLTLSTSSVTGNSTNREGGAIWNSGWTSINTSLLAENSAEAFVLAPGRVPIGRGGAVYNTSILHINGSTLTDNLANQQGGAVYSNVTRPRIEPSSITSSIVADNVVDDVFVRFGPFEFKGPNLVGKVSGKTTGAVSMPGVDPMLGPLGLYGGSLLVRPPLPGSPAIGAGLYNAAFQTDLRGTARSAESTDLGAVESIPFSLLVESGSGQEAMPGQPFTAPLVVRLASDVGGSLEGGQVVFRAPAEGASAVLVGNPARVNTEGVAQVQAIANGIPGTYEVIVESAGAKEPVIVTLTNGGTEPDLGERIAAVVDPEPIVAAARQAVDDLRTALPRPSRVAPAVQDRAAALGRALRQSVESSSESGRSLHPAIARVLDQIRERNGSSSRPGTPISTT; encoded by the coding sequence ATGACTGCGATCGGATGGAAGCGAGGCGGGGCGGTCGTCGGGCGTCCGGGCAAGGCGGCTCGCAGGAAGACGGCGCTGGTCGGAGCGATCGAATCGCTGGAGCCTCGGGTCGTGATGGCGACGTTCATGGTGACGAGCGCCGCCGATACCGGGCCGGGGACGCTCCGGGATGCGATTGAGCAGGCGAACCGGGTGCCTCGTGAGGCGCACATCATTAACATTGCGCCGGAAGTTCCGGGGCCGATTGTCCTCAACAGCGCCTTGCCGAGCTTGATCGGTGAGGTCGAGCTGGCCGGTCCCGAGGGGTCGCAGGTGGCGATTGTCCGAAGCAGCGTACCGGAGACGCCGGAATTCCGGCTCCTGACCGTCGGCGAGACGGCCACGGTGACGGTCAAGCACCTGGCGTTCTCGGGCGGTCAGGCGCAGTTCGGCGGCGGCATCCTGAACGATGGGGAACTGAACCTGCTGTTCAGCGACGTTTCGGGGAACGTGGCCGGAGCGAAGGGAGGGGGAATCTACAACACGGGGGTTCTCTCGATCGGCTCGTCGTCCATCCGGGACAATGTGGCCGCGGGGGAGCGGACGATCGGCCTCGGCCCGGCTGGGATCGGCCGAGGAGGAGCGATCTTCAACGCGAACAGCCTGACGCTTTCGACCAGCTCGGTGACCGGAAATTCCACGAACCGAGAAGGGGGAGCGATCTGGAACTCGGGCTGGACGAGCATCAACACGAGCCTCCTGGCCGAGAACTCGGCCGAGGCCTTCGTGCTGGCTCCCGGCCGGGTGCCGATCGGCCGCGGTGGGGCAGTGTATAACACCTCCATCCTTCACATCAACGGCAGCACCCTGACCGACAACCTCGCCAATCAGCAAGGGGGAGCCGTCTACAGCAACGTCACGCGCCCCCGGATCGAGCCGTCGTCGATCACCTCGTCGATCGTCGCCGACAATGTCGTGGATGACGTGTTTGTGCGGTTCGGGCCGTTCGAGTTCAAGGGGCCGAATCTGGTCGGCAAGGTTTCGGGGAAGACGACCGGCGCGGTTTCGATGCCGGGTGTCGATCCGATGCTGGGGCCGCTCGGGCTGTACGGCGGTTCGCTGCTGGTCCGCCCTCCCTTGCCGGGGAGCCCGGCCATTGGGGCGGGACTCTACAACGCGGCCTTCCAGACCGACCTGCGAGGGACCGCCCGCTCGGCCGAGTCGACCGACCTGGGAGCCGTCGAGTCGATCCCCTTTTCCCTGCTCGTCGAGTCGGGAAGCGGCCAGGAGGCGATGCCGGGCCAACCCTTCACCGCGCCGCTCGTCGTGCGACTCGCTTCCGACGTTGGGGGATCGCTCGAAGGGGGCCAGGTTGTCTTCCGGGCACCCGCGGAAGGGGCTTCGGCGGTGCTGGTCGGGAACCCGGCGCGGGTCAATACCGAGGGGGTTGCCCAGGTGCAGGCCATCGCCAACGGCATCCCGGGGACGTATGAGGTGATCGTCGAATCGGCCGGGGCCAAGGAACCGGTGATTGTCACGCTCACCAATGGGGGGACGGAGCCGGATCTCGGTGAGAGGATCGCGGCGGTGGTGGACCCTGAGCCGATCGTAGCCGCCGCTCGACAGGCGGTAGACGACCTGAGAACGGCCCTGCCGAGACCGTCTCGGGTGGCTCCGGCCGTGCAGGATCGGGCGGCGGCCCTGGGACGAGCGCTCCGGCAGTCGGTCGAATCATCGAGCGAGTCGGGGCGATCGTTGCATCCGGCGATCGCTCGGGTGCTTGATCAGATCCGGGAGCGGAACGGATCGAGCAGCAGGCCGGGCACGCCGATCTCGACGACCTGA
- a CDS encoding NAD(P)H-hydrate epimerase — protein MTPLRPLARDEVRSIDARAADELGLPTLVLMENAGRGAAECLRVAAGPEPKRVLILCGSGNNGGDGAVVARHLDAWGWPVRVRWTVLADQLRGDPATQHAILDRAGFDQRSLTDANDLDPQLSWADWVVDGLLGTGLTRAVEGSLRDVIEAVNASGKPVLALDLPSGLDCDTGRPLGVAIRARCTTSFVARKRGFDAPGASDWTGAVQVVEIGVPGLLLDPFRSRI, from the coding sequence ATGACTCCCCTTCGCCCCCTCGCTCGCGACGAGGTCCGAAGCATCGACGCGCGGGCCGCCGATGAGCTGGGCCTCCCCACCCTCGTCTTGATGGAAAACGCCGGCCGAGGGGCCGCCGAATGCCTTCGAGTCGCCGCCGGCCCCGAGCCGAAGCGCGTGCTGATCCTTTGCGGCTCGGGCAACAACGGCGGCGATGGCGCGGTCGTCGCCCGGCATCTCGACGCCTGGGGATGGCCGGTCCGGGTTCGCTGGACCGTCTTGGCCGATCAGCTTCGCGGCGACCCCGCCACCCAGCACGCCATCCTCGACCGGGCCGGGTTTGATCAACGCTCACTGACCGACGCAAACGACCTCGACCCCCAGCTCTCCTGGGCCGATTGGGTCGTCGATGGCCTGCTCGGCACCGGCCTGACCCGAGCCGTCGAAGGGTCGCTCCGCGATGTGATCGAGGCCGTCAACGCCTCGGGCAAACCGGTGCTCGCGCTCGACCTGCCCTCGGGCCTCGACTGCGACACCGGCCGGCCGCTCGGGGTGGCCATCCGAGCCCGTTGCACCACCAGCTTCGTGGCCCGCAAACGCGGCTTCGACGCGCCGGGCGCTTCCGATTGGACCGGGGCCGTTCAGGTCGTCGAGATCGGCGTGCCCGGCCTGCTGCTCGATCCGTTCCGCTCCCGGATCTGA
- a CDS encoding FmdB family zinc ribbon protein: MPLYEYHCDACDRDFEALVRSASDTPKCPSCGASELTKQFSVPASARSSGSASSSLPVCDAPMPAGGCGAMGCGGGFCAMDN, encoded by the coding sequence ATGCCTCTGTACGAATATCACTGCGATGCCTGCGATCGAGACTTCGAGGCGCTTGTCCGCTCGGCGTCCGACACGCCGAAATGCCCGTCGTGCGGCGCCTCGGAATTGACGAAGCAGTTCAGCGTTCCGGCCTCGGCCCGGTCGAGCGGCTCGGCCTCCTCCTCGCTTCCCGTCTGCGACGCGCCGATGCCCGCGGGTGGTTGCGGAGCGATGGGCTGCGGCGGGGGTTTCTGCGCGATGGACAATTAA